A region from the Terriglobia bacterium genome encodes:
- a CDS encoding chemotaxis protein CheW, translated as MKETDRNSEKFILFQLGETTYALPARHVQQMEMIEDITPVPNAPPHVDGVVFTRGQVIPAINLRARFGFERVAHTPRSRLIVAALNGRVIGLVADSAREFMSIPLEDIQPPPDGVSGLSGNYLRGVVTLDNRIILIVDLNELIGSAETRAGAART; from the coding sequence ATGAAAGAAACCGACCGGAATTCGGAAAAGTTCATTCTGTTCCAACTGGGTGAAACGACGTATGCGCTGCCCGCGCGCCACGTACAGCAGATGGAAATGATCGAGGACATCACTCCCGTGCCGAATGCTCCTCCGCACGTGGACGGTGTTGTTTTTACGCGCGGCCAGGTCATTCCTGCAATCAACCTGCGCGCGCGCTTCGGGTTTGAACGGGTTGCGCATACCCCGCGATCGAGGCTGATCGTAGCGGCGCTCAACGGCCGGGTTATCGGACTTGTTGCCGACTCGGCGCGCGAATTCATGTCCATTCCGCTGGAGGATATCCAACCGCCACCTGACGGCGTGTCCGGTCTGAGCGGAAATTACTTGAGAGGCGTCGTCACTCTCGACAACCGGATCATTTTGATTGTCGACCTTAACGAGCTGATCGGCTCGGCAGAAACACGAGCCGGTGCGGCG